A single Sporosarcina sp. FSL W8-0480 DNA region contains:
- a CDS encoding metal ABC transporter ATP-binding protein: protein MKKPIIECVDVNFQYEDSTVLEDIKLEVKEGEFWALIGPNGSGKSTLINIILGLKSPDQGIVKLFGENVDSFRQRERIGYVSQKSNSFNTGFPATVLEVVKSGLTGKVGLFKAFSKQDEQSAIEALRIVKMDAFSTKNIGELSGGQQQRVFIARALVGKPDLLIMDEPTVGIDQKNVASFYSMLNELNREHGIAILLVTHEIDLVTDLATHVACLNRSIHFHGRKAEYKNMDDADISKWYGHPVRRVHTNRKGV from the coding sequence TTGAAAAAACCGATTATTGAATGTGTTGATGTTAATTTTCAGTATGAAGATTCTACTGTTCTTGAAGATATTAAACTTGAAGTGAAAGAGGGCGAGTTTTGGGCGCTCATCGGTCCGAACGGTTCCGGTAAATCCACGTTGATCAATATTATTTTAGGTCTTAAAAGTCCGGATCAAGGGATTGTGAAGTTATTTGGTGAAAATGTGGACTCCTTCCGCCAACGTGAACGAATCGGCTATGTCTCCCAGAAATCCAATTCATTCAACACGGGCTTTCCCGCTACAGTGTTAGAGGTTGTAAAAAGCGGCCTAACCGGAAAGGTAGGATTATTCAAAGCTTTTTCCAAGCAGGATGAACAAAGTGCAATCGAAGCATTGCGGATCGTTAAAATGGATGCATTTTCAACAAAGAATATTGGTGAACTATCCGGAGGGCAACAGCAGCGAGTGTTCATTGCGCGCGCGTTAGTTGGAAAGCCTGATTTACTCATAATGGATGAACCAACTGTAGGAATTGACCAGAAAAACGTTGCCTCGTTCTATTCTATGCTCAATGAATTAAACCGTGAGCACGGTATTGCGATATTGCTCGTTACCCATGAAATCGATTTAGTAACCGACCTTGCAACACATGTCGCCTGTTTGAATCGGTCAATCCATTTTCACGGCAGAAAAGCTGAATATAAGAATATGGATGATGCGGATATTTCGAAATGGTATGGTCATCCTGTAAGGCGCGTTCATACCAATCGGAAGGGGGTATAA
- a CDS encoding deoxyribonuclease IV, with the protein MTNDQPLLLGSHVSMSGKKMLQGSSEEALGYGASTFMIYTGAPQNTRRKAIEELNIEQGLKHMKENGLSNIVVHAPYIINIANTTKPETFRLGVDFLQKEIERTAALGANQIVLHPGAHVGAGADKGIEKIIEGLNEVLSEDSTVRIALETMAGKGSECGRNFDEIAKIIDGVKNNERLSVCFDTCHVHDAGYDIVNDFDGVLEEFDRIIGKDRISVIHVNDSKNERGAMKDRHENIGHGHIGFEPLSYIVHHPDFALIPKILETPFVGNDAKNKKAPYKQEIEMLKLKQFQPERRDLLLV; encoded by the coding sequence ATGACAAATGACCAACCACTATTATTAGGTTCCCATGTCTCCATGAGCGGAAAAAAGATGCTTCAAGGTTCAAGCGAGGAAGCATTAGGATATGGGGCAAGCACTTTCATGATTTATACGGGGGCTCCGCAAAACACACGTCGAAAAGCTATTGAGGAGCTGAACATCGAACAGGGACTAAAGCATATGAAAGAGAATGGTTTATCAAATATTGTGGTGCATGCACCATACATCATCAATATTGCGAACACAACGAAACCTGAAACGTTCAGATTGGGTGTTGACTTTCTTCAAAAAGAAATAGAAAGAACAGCAGCACTAGGAGCCAATCAAATTGTCCTTCACCCAGGTGCTCATGTTGGTGCGGGAGCAGATAAAGGGATTGAAAAGATTATTGAAGGGTTGAATGAGGTCCTTTCCGAGGATTCCACAGTTCGTATTGCACTTGAAACGATGGCAGGAAAGGGAAGTGAATGTGGAAGGAATTTCGATGAGATTGCCAAAATCATTGATGGCGTTAAAAACAATGAAAGACTTTCCGTTTGTTTCGATACATGCCACGTCCATGATGCAGGCTATGATATCGTTAATGATTTTGACGGTGTTTTAGAAGAATTCGACCGGATCATCGGTAAAGATCGAATTTCAGTTATCCATGTAAATGATAGTAAAAATGAGCGTGGTGCAATGAAGGATAGACACGAGAATATCGGGCATGGACATATTGGCTTTGAACCTCTGAGCTATATTGTCCACCATCCGGATTTTGCGCTGATCCCAAAAATCCTTGAAACACCATTCGTAGGCAACGATGCTAAAAACAAGAAAGCTCCATATAAACAAGAAATCGAAATGTTGAAATTGAAACAATTCCAACCTGAGCGACGCGATCTTCTATTAGTCTAA
- a CDS encoding DEAD/DEAH box helicase — MSKFTDYQFKPFLREAIDRLGFKQPTPIQKEMIPLILKGSNAIGQAHTGTGKSHSFLIPIIERLDEQKEELQAVITAPTRELAMQLYEELNKMIENTELRSSILIGGTDKQRSIDKLKSIPHIIVGTPGRIRDLAENGALSIHTATILVIDEADLAFDMGFIEDIDQFASKMPTNLEMYVFSATIPEKLKPFLAKYMENPIHVQIGNKKPLTEGMQYSLVPVRSMDRKKKLLHILNAINPYLAIVFTNTKQNADEIADYLAEQGIKAGRIHGDLSPRERTRMMKQIRDLEYQYIVATDLAARGIDIPGVSHVVNYELPDDLEFFIHRVGRTARAGLEGVAITLYEPSEDDKIVQIEKMGIPFVHEDVKNGEWQEVKERNARKKRVKEVDELDRKAASFVRKPDKVKPGYKKKMAKDIEKFKKRERRLKRRNDK; from the coding sequence ATGTCTAAATTCACTGATTATCAATTCAAACCGTTCCTTCGGGAAGCAATCGACCGTTTAGGGTTCAAACAGCCTACGCCCATTCAGAAGGAAATGATTCCTTTAATCTTGAAGGGGTCAAATGCAATTGGCCAGGCCCATACAGGAACGGGAAAATCGCATAGTTTCCTTATTCCGATTATTGAACGGTTGGACGAGCAGAAAGAGGAATTGCAAGCGGTCATAACAGCGCCGACAAGAGAGCTTGCAATGCAATTATATGAAGAGCTAAATAAAATGATTGAAAACACGGAGTTGCGAAGTTCGATATTAATTGGAGGGACCGATAAACAGCGTTCCATCGACAAATTGAAATCTATACCTCATATTATTGTGGGAACGCCTGGAAGGATCCGAGACCTTGCTGAAAACGGAGCGTTGTCAATCCATACTGCAACAATTTTAGTCATTGACGAGGCGGATCTGGCTTTTGATATGGGATTCATCGAAGATATCGATCAATTCGCTTCAAAAATGCCAACGAACTTGGAGATGTATGTATTTTCTGCTACTATTCCGGAAAAGTTAAAGCCGTTCCTTGCTAAGTACATGGAAAATCCTATCCATGTGCAAATTGGTAATAAAAAACCGCTGACCGAGGGAATGCAATATTCTCTTGTACCGGTTCGAAGTATGGATAGAAAGAAAAAGCTGCTTCATATCTTGAATGCTATCAATCCATATTTGGCGATCGTCTTCACGAATACGAAGCAGAATGCGGATGAAATCGCCGATTATCTTGCTGAGCAGGGCATTAAGGCCGGCAGGATCCACGGTGATTTGTCACCACGTGAACGGACAAGAATGATGAAGCAGATTCGTGACCTTGAGTATCAATATATTGTAGCGACTGACCTTGCAGCACGAGGTATTGATATTCCTGGTGTCAGCCATGTCGTCAACTATGAACTTCCTGATGATTTGGAGTTTTTCATTCATCGTGTAGGAAGGACAGCGAGAGCAGGTCTTGAAGGGGTAGCTATTACATTATATGAGCCTTCTGAGGACGATAAAATTGTTCAAATTGAGAAGATGGGCATTCCATTTGTCCATGAAGATGTGAAAAATGGCGAATGGCAGGAAGTTAAAGAGCGGAATGCACGTAAAAAGCGTGTTAAAGAAGTTGACGAACTCGATCGTAAAGCTGCATCCTTTGTCCGTAAGCCAGACAAAGTTAAACCAGGTTACAAAAAGAAAATGGCAAAAGATATAGAGAAATTCAAGAAGAGGGAAAGGAGATTGAAACGTCGAAATGACAAATGA
- the vrrA gene encoding VrrA/YqfQ family protein: protein MRYESFYPFARGHSSPYGFNQPMYGQHQPTYFGQPPRQPFQGSPMGNQFGPSMQQGQGPNIPKMEAYMQTANRFLTTAQQYAPLVQQIAPMFQNLPAMWRLYKGFQSLPSSGAAGGASAVASAVAGNAPSAAQGLSQGLSGPRIFQPPNL from the coding sequence ATGAGATACGAATCCTTCTATCCATTTGCACGCGGACATTCTTCGCCGTACGGCTTTAACCAACCGATGTACGGCCAACATCAGCCAACTTACTTCGGCCAGCCACCGAGACAACCTTTTCAGGGGTCTCCAATGGGAAATCAATTCGGACCATCCATGCAACAAGGGCAGGGACCAAATATCCCTAAAATGGAAGCATACATGCAAACCGCTAACCGTTTCTTAACTACAGCACAGCAATACGCACCACTTGTCCAACAAATAGCACCGATGTTCCAGAACCTACCTGCCATGTGGAGATTATATAAAGGATTTCAATCGCTACCGTCTTCCGGGGCTGCAGGAGGAGCAAGTGCTGTAGCAAGCGCCGTTGCTGGGAATGCTCCGTCGGCAGCACAAGGTTTGTCTCAAGGTCTGTCCGGACCACGTATATTCCAGCCACCTAATTTATAA
- a CDS encoding 4-hydroxy-3-methylbut-2-enyl diphosphate reductase has translation MIVKKISPRGYCYGVVDAMVIARNAALDKSLPRPIYILGMIVHNKHVTDAFEEDGIITLDGKNRLEILEKVETGTVIFTAHGVSPEVRELARRKGLVSIDATCPDVTVTHDLIKEKTDQGYDIIYIGKKYHPEPEGAIGVAPHAVHLIETLDDVDNLQVDNEKLLVTNQTTMSQWDVVHIMDALKEKFPHIEAHKEICLATQVRQEAVAEQAGDSDLLIVVGDPKSNNSNRLTQVSVEIANTPSYRISDVSEIDINWLKDVKTVSVTAGASTPTLIVREVINFLESFDPEDPSTHTPERKFKLEKILPKIKNPEPVKRIEPYAVIE, from the coding sequence ATGATAGTAAAGAAGATTTCCCCGCGAGGCTATTGTTACGGGGTTGTTGATGCAATGGTTATTGCAAGAAACGCTGCACTTGACAAATCGCTGCCGAGACCAATTTATATACTTGGCATGATTGTCCACAATAAGCATGTTACGGATGCATTTGAAGAAGACGGCATTATTACGCTGGATGGAAAAAACCGTCTGGAAATCCTTGAAAAAGTTGAAACCGGCACTGTTATTTTCACGGCACATGGCGTTTCACCCGAAGTTAGGGAATTAGCGCGTCGTAAAGGACTCGTTTCAATTGATGCGACATGCCCGGACGTGACAGTTACCCATGACTTGATAAAAGAGAAAACAGATCAAGGATATGACATCATTTATATCGGTAAAAAATACCACCCAGAACCTGAGGGAGCAATCGGCGTAGCTCCTCATGCCGTCCATTTGATCGAAACGCTTGATGATGTTGACAATCTACAAGTCGATAATGAAAAATTGCTTGTTACGAATCAGACAACAATGAGCCAGTGGGATGTCGTTCATATTATGGACGCATTGAAAGAAAAGTTTCCTCATATTGAGGCACATAAGGAAATTTGCCTTGCAACTCAGGTTAGACAGGAAGCAGTCGCGGAGCAAGCTGGTGATTCAGATCTGTTAATAGTTGTTGGTGACCCGAAAAGCAATAACTCAAATCGCCTGACTCAAGTATCTGTCGAAATTGCAAATACGCCATCGTATCGTATTTCGGATGTTTCCGAGATCGATATTAATTGGTTGAAAGATGTTAAAACCGTTTCGGTCACCGCTGGAGCTTCAACACCGACTCTCATTGTCCGTGAAGTGATTAATTTCCTTGAAAGCTTTGATCCGGAAGATCCATCCACTCATACACCTGAACGAAAGTTCAAATTGGAAAAAATCTTACCTAAAATCAAAAATCCGGAACCTGTTAAGCGAATTGAACCATATGCTGTAATTGAATAA
- a CDS encoding Nif3-like dinuclear metal center hexameric protein — MKKVNGHEIIALFEQWSPKRFAEDWDPIGLHIGQLNRQVEKVLVTLDVNEAVVDEAIETGSNLIIAHHPPIFSPMKTVWTDTPQGRLIEKCIKHDISVYAAHTNLDVAPGGVNDLLANQLGLQDVEVMSPTISDPLYKLAVFCPVSHAEQLRSVLAQAGAGAIGDYIGCSFTSTGTGRFIPSTGAKPFIGEIGKVEEVEEERIEVVLPGPIRGKVIKAMLAAHPYEEPAYDFFVLDQRTEEFGLGRVGNLPEKMELEQFAFFVKEAFDVPAVRVVGNSQKQIRKVAVLGGSGSKYIKAAKRKGADVFVTGDMDFHSAQDAESIDLAIVDPGHHVEKVMIKGVAEYMRHLAHEKGYEVSFIQSEIDTEPFRFIF; from the coding sequence TTGAAAAAAGTAAATGGGCATGAAATAATAGCATTATTTGAACAATGGTCGCCTAAACGTTTCGCCGAGGATTGGGATCCGATTGGTTTACATATTGGTCAGCTGAATCGTCAGGTAGAGAAGGTATTGGTTACATTAGATGTCAATGAGGCTGTAGTTGACGAAGCAATTGAAACCGGCTCGAATTTAATAATTGCTCACCATCCGCCGATCTTTAGTCCGATGAAAACGGTTTGGACGGATACCCCTCAAGGTCGCTTAATCGAGAAATGCATTAAACACGATATATCTGTTTATGCTGCACATACGAACTTAGATGTAGCACCAGGTGGGGTAAATGACCTACTTGCAAACCAATTGGGACTACAAGACGTGGAAGTGATGAGCCCTACTATCTCAGATCCGTTATACAAATTGGCCGTCTTCTGTCCAGTGAGTCATGCAGAACAATTACGTTCTGTTTTGGCACAGGCGGGGGCGGGGGCAATAGGGGATTATATCGGGTGCAGCTTCACCTCAACTGGTACGGGAAGATTTATCCCTTCGACTGGTGCAAAACCTTTTATCGGTGAGATTGGCAAGGTGGAAGAGGTCGAGGAGGAGCGTATCGAAGTTGTGCTTCCTGGACCTATCAGAGGAAAAGTTATAAAGGCAATGCTTGCGGCGCATCCCTACGAGGAACCTGCATACGATTTTTTTGTGCTTGATCAACGGACTGAAGAATTTGGACTTGGCAGGGTAGGTAATTTACCTGAAAAGATGGAACTTGAGCAATTTGCCTTTTTTGTAAAAGAGGCATTCGATGTTCCTGCTGTGAGAGTAGTCGGGAATTCTCAGAAACAAATACGTAAAGTCGCTGTGCTTGGTGGAAGTGGAAGCAAATATATCAAAGCGGCAAAACGTAAAGGTGCAGATGTATTTGTCACCGGAGATATGGATTTTCATAGTGCGCAAGACGCTGAGTCGATTGATTTGGCAATTGTCGATCCGGGTCACCATGTAGAAAAGGTTATGATTAAAGGTGTTGCTGAATATATGCGGCATTTGGCACATGAAAAAGGATATGAGGTTTCCTTTATACAGTCCGAAATTGATACCGAACCGTTTCGATTTATATTTTAA
- a CDS encoding tRNA (adenine(22)-N(1))-methyltransferase TrmK, which yields MNSDKLSERLTAVASYVETGAILADIGSDHAYLPCYLVRNKKISKAIAGEVVKGPFESAMKNVKKEGLENNIIVRLGNGLEVIEESDGVDTITIAGMGGPLIASILQEGNTKLDGVKRLITQPNIHASSIREWAVENGWTIIDEEILKEDSKIYEILVLERGQASYDELEMKFGPYLLNEKSPVFIEKWKRESDEWNRILDSLEKAGATEEIHQRKEQLRKKIELVGRVL from the coding sequence TTGAATTCAGATAAGTTGTCCGAGCGGCTAACAGCAGTGGCTTCATATGTTGAAACTGGTGCAATTCTTGCCGATATCGGGAGTGACCATGCATACTTGCCTTGTTATTTAGTTCGTAATAAGAAAATCTCCAAGGCAATTGCGGGAGAAGTAGTAAAAGGACCTTTTGAATCGGCAATGAAAAATGTGAAAAAAGAGGGGCTTGAAAATAATATAATTGTTCGATTAGGCAATGGTTTAGAGGTTATTGAGGAGAGCGATGGGGTAGATACAATAACTATTGCGGGAATGGGTGGGCCTCTGATTGCTTCAATCCTACAGGAAGGCAACACAAAACTCGATGGTGTGAAACGACTGATCACACAGCCGAACATCCACGCTTCGTCAATCCGTGAATGGGCTGTAGAAAACGGTTGGACCATTATTGATGAAGAAATTCTGAAGGAAGATAGCAAGATCTATGAAATACTTGTTCTTGAAAGAGGACAAGCAAGCTATGATGAGCTTGAGATGAAATTTGGTCCCTATTTGCTTAATGAGAAATCTCCGGTTTTTATTGAAAAATGGAAGAGGGAGTCAGATGAATGGAATAGAATTCTCGATTCTCTGGAAAAAGCAGGAGCTACGGAGGAAATCCATCAGAGGAAAGAGCAGTTACGGAAGAAAATCGAGTTGGTTGGGAGGGTATTATAA
- a CDS encoding cytochrome c: MKSNPVVPYILIFALGLGLIFFMSLYGLDQKKEIAGAGEEGNETNEPVAVEDFDPESFTQGQCVSCHGGDLSGGFGPTLHGLTDKEAVHNIIKNGEGSMPAFGDKLSDEQIDELTDYLLTLK; this comes from the coding sequence ATGAAAAGCAATCCTGTAGTTCCTTATATCCTGATTTTTGCGCTGGGATTAGGACTTATTTTCTTCATGTCCCTTTACGGTCTTGATCAGAAAAAAGAAATCGCTGGAGCGGGTGAAGAAGGTAACGAAACCAATGAACCGGTAGCGGTTGAAGATTTTGATCCTGAAAGCTTTACTCAAGGGCAATGCGTCAGCTGTCATGGCGGCGATCTATCTGGTGGTTTTGGACCAACACTTCACGGTCTAACTGACAAAGAAGCGGTTCATAACATCATCAAAAATGGTGAAGGTTCAATGCCTGCATTTGGCGATAAACTCTCTGATGAGCAAATCGACGAGTTGACAGATTATCTTCTAACACTTAAATAA
- a CDS encoding acyl-CoA dehydrogenase — protein MNFDLTDEQQMIRKMMREFADEVVAPGAIERDRTKEFPIEIFKQLSEMGMMGLPFPEEYGGAGADTTSFAIVTEELSRACASTGITYSAHISLGGAPINLFGTEEQKQKYLTPICTGESFGAFGLTEPNAGSDAGGTQTTAKEDGNDFIINGSKAFITNASHAKHLALTAITDENNGKKEISAIIVPTDAEGFKVIDNYEKMGLNASNTTELVLENVRVPKENLLGKRGNGFRQFLVTLDGGRIGIGAMAVGIAQAAFERALTYSKERKQFGKALSEFQITQFKLADMAMKIELARNMVYKAAWLKDQGRPFSKEAAMCKLYASEIAMEVADQAIQIHGGYGYMKEYEVERYMRDAKLLEIGEGTSEVQRMVIARQLLN, from the coding sequence ATGAATTTTGATTTGACAGATGAACAACAAATGATTCGGAAGATGATGAGGGAATTTGCGGATGAAGTTGTTGCACCGGGTGCAATAGAACGTGACCGTACAAAGGAATTTCCAATAGAGATTTTTAAACAGCTTTCTGAAATGGGGATGATGGGACTTCCGTTTCCTGAGGAATATGGTGGGGCAGGGGCAGATACGACAAGTTTCGCAATCGTAACCGAAGAATTAAGCCGAGCATGCGCTTCAACTGGGATTACATATTCGGCGCATATCTCATTAGGTGGTGCACCTATAAATCTATTTGGAACGGAAGAACAGAAACAGAAGTACTTAACGCCGATCTGCACTGGGGAATCTTTCGGGGCATTCGGGCTAACAGAACCGAATGCTGGATCTGATGCAGGGGGTACACAAACGACTGCAAAAGAAGACGGGAATGACTTTATCATCAACGGCTCAAAGGCCTTTATAACGAACGCAAGTCATGCGAAGCACCTTGCACTTACTGCTATAACAGATGAGAATAATGGGAAGAAGGAAATTAGTGCGATTATTGTACCTACTGATGCAGAAGGATTTAAAGTAATTGATAACTATGAAAAGATGGGCTTGAATGCTTCCAATACAACAGAATTAGTACTTGAAAATGTAAGGGTGCCTAAAGAAAACCTGCTTGGTAAGCGCGGAAATGGCTTTAGACAATTCCTTGTTACATTGGATGGGGGCAGAATCGGAATCGGTGCTATGGCTGTAGGTATTGCACAGGCGGCGTTCGAGAGGGCATTAACATATTCTAAAGAACGAAAGCAATTTGGTAAGGCCTTATCGGAATTCCAAATAACGCAATTTAAATTGGCAGATATGGCGATGAAAATTGAGTTAGCCCGAAATATGGTTTATAAAGCAGCTTGGTTGAAGGATCAAGGCAGACCTTTCTCAAAAGAGGCTGCGATGTGTAAGTTATACGCATCTGAAATTGCGATGGAGGTAGCCGATCAGGCAATCCAAATCCACGGTGGCTATGGGTATATGAAAGAATACGAAGTCGAACGTTATATGCGAGATGCGAAACTTCTTGAAATAGGTGAAGGCACTTCTGAAGTGCAACGAATGGTAATCGCACGTCAACTACTTAATTGA
- the rpoD gene encoding RNA polymerase sigma factor RpoD, with protein sequence MTKKEQSGEMEQDMTLDEVKAALLEQGKKAGELTLEEVTDKLSVFEMEPEQFEEFLDQIDAAGIEMDRKDDDEEGGKDEEQFDLNDLSVPPGVKINDPVRMYLKEIGRVDLLTGNEEVKLAIAIKEGVEAEEKLADMKTPDPEQLEIVEKGENAKKKLAEANLRLVVSIAKRYVGRGMLFLDLIQEGNMGLIKAVEKFDHTKGFKFSTYATWWIRQAITRAIADQARTIRIPVHMVETINKLIRVQRQLLQDLGREPSPEEIGEEMDLTAEKVREILKIAQEPVSLETPIGEEDDSHLGDFIEDSEAQSPSDHAAYELLKEQLEDVLDTLTDREENVLRLRFGLDDGRTRTLEEVGKVFGVTRERIRQIEAKALRKLRHPSRSKRLKDFLE encoded by the coding sequence ATGACTAAAAAAGAACAATCCGGAGAGATGGAACAAGATATGACTTTAGATGAAGTGAAAGCAGCCTTACTTGAGCAAGGTAAAAAAGCGGGGGAACTGACCCTCGAAGAAGTGACTGATAAACTTTCTGTATTTGAAATGGAACCGGAACAATTCGAGGAGTTTCTTGATCAAATCGATGCGGCAGGAATCGAAATGGACCGTAAGGATGACGATGAAGAAGGCGGTAAAGATGAGGAGCAATTTGATCTTAATGATTTAAGCGTACCGCCAGGCGTGAAAATTAATGACCCGGTACGCATGTACCTGAAAGAAATTGGTCGTGTTGACTTACTGACAGGAAATGAAGAAGTGAAATTGGCAATCGCGATTAAGGAAGGTGTGGAGGCAGAAGAAAAGCTTGCCGACATGAAAACTCCTGATCCTGAGCAATTGGAGATTGTTGAGAAAGGTGAAAATGCGAAGAAAAAACTTGCGGAAGCCAACCTTCGTCTCGTTGTCAGTATTGCAAAAAGATACGTTGGGCGTGGAATGCTCTTCTTGGACTTGATTCAAGAAGGAAATATGGGGCTTATCAAAGCGGTTGAAAAGTTTGATCATACGAAAGGGTTCAAATTCAGTACGTACGCTACATGGTGGATTCGTCAAGCCATCACCCGTGCTATTGCCGACCAAGCGCGTACTATTCGTATCCCGGTCCATATGGTTGAAACTATCAATAAGTTGATCCGGGTCCAACGTCAGTTGCTTCAGGATCTTGGGCGAGAGCCTTCCCCAGAGGAAATTGGCGAAGAAATGGACTTAACAGCTGAAAAGGTAAGGGAGATTTTAAAAATTGCTCAAGAGCCAGTTTCGCTTGAAACACCTATTGGTGAAGAGGACGATTCACACTTAGGTGATTTTATCGAAGACTCTGAAGCACAATCCCCTTCGGACCATGCCGCTTATGAATTGCTTAAGGAACAATTAGAAGATGTTCTTGATACACTTACCGACAGGGAAGAAAATGTATTGCGTCTTCGTTTCGGTTTAGATGATGGTAGAACGAGAACTCTTGAAGAAGTTGGAAAGGTTTTCGGAGTTACACGTGAGCGAATCCGTCAAATCGAAGCAAAAGCACTTCGTAAGTTACGACACCCGTCACGCAGTAAAAGATTGAAGGACTTTTTGGAGTGA
- the dnaG gene encoding DNA primase, with translation MTKIPEETIEEIRSKTDIVDLIGEYVQLTKRGRNWFGLCPFHGENTPSFSVAEDKQLFHCFGCGASGNAITFIMDIENSPFTEAVSKLAERVGITLDVSVQNRISNPKTSDFQHMIDAHALAANFYSHLLLNTVEGEKALYYLEQRGFSRDLIEKYGIGWSLDDREVLTSLLQRKKFEMKEMERAGLCVMKSDGTGYFDRFRGRIMFPLHDDNGNVVGFSGRVLSDSKEEAKYLNSPETPIFEKSRLLYNFHHARLNVRKTGKVILFEGFMDTIAAEKAGIMNSVAVMGTSLSDTHLTKLKRIANQLIICCDGDNAGWEAAKRFALLAAQKGLDAQIALLPGKMDPDEYISVNGGEAFTEKVLGNPYTYMSFIMAYYKRSKNLSHENDVLQYIHEVTEELATKVSPVERDLMIRQLSTETGVSSDALNEQIIKKVGQQAKREKANPSIGQASQIAVNMPERQQNSIDRAERLLLCHLLNDGNLFDRIRDEHQDIFMHDEYITIFVKLAGFYEQTGEPDFHRFAESIDDRELRKIVMEAAMLDRDPEFAEQEFSDCIHHLKKHKIKRRIEEMLHESKEAEKMNDHTRALELAREIIQLRKSLSAM, from the coding sequence ATGACCAAAATTCCCGAAGAGACAATTGAAGAGATCCGCTCCAAGACGGACATCGTCGATTTGATCGGTGAATATGTTCAACTGACAAAAAGGGGAAGGAACTGGTTTGGATTATGTCCGTTTCACGGCGAAAATACTCCATCCTTTTCCGTTGCAGAGGATAAACAATTGTTTCATTGCTTTGGATGTGGTGCCAGTGGAAATGCCATTACTTTTATAATGGATATTGAAAACAGTCCTTTTACAGAAGCAGTTTCGAAACTTGCAGAGCGGGTCGGTATTACGCTGGACGTATCAGTACAAAATCGTATAAGTAATCCCAAGACGAGCGACTTTCAGCATATGATCGACGCCCATGCACTTGCAGCGAATTTTTATAGTCATTTACTGCTAAATACAGTTGAAGGTGAAAAAGCATTATATTATTTGGAGCAAAGAGGATTTTCCCGTGACCTTATCGAAAAGTATGGTATAGGATGGTCTCTTGATGATCGGGAAGTGCTCACCTCGCTGTTACAACGGAAGAAATTTGAGATGAAGGAGATGGAGCGCGCCGGACTTTGTGTTATGAAAAGTGACGGGACTGGGTATTTCGATAGATTCCGTGGACGTATTATGTTTCCATTGCATGATGATAATGGGAATGTTGTCGGTTTTTCGGGACGTGTATTATCGGACTCGAAAGAGGAAGCAAAGTACTTGAATAGCCCGGAAACACCCATTTTTGAAAAAAGTCGTTTGCTTTATAATTTTCATCATGCACGTCTTAATGTCCGTAAAACGGGTAAAGTAATACTGTTCGAAGGATTTATGGACACGATTGCTGCAGAAAAAGCAGGAATTATGAATAGTGTTGCAGTCATGGGCACATCCTTGTCTGACACACATCTTACAAAATTGAAACGAATCGCAAATCAATTAATCATTTGTTGCGATGGCGATAACGCAGGCTGGGAGGCAGCCAAAAGGTTTGCTCTCCTTGCCGCACAAAAAGGGTTAGATGCACAAATTGCCCTTTTACCAGGTAAAATGGACCCCGATGAGTATATTTCTGTTAATGGTGGAGAAGCATTTACTGAGAAAGTACTAGGGAATCCATACACATATATGTCATTCATTATGGCCTATTATAAAAGGTCGAAGAACTTATCACATGAAAATGATGTGTTGCAATATATTCATGAAGTGACAGAAGAGCTTGCAACGAAAGTATCGCCGGTAGAACGGGATTTAATGATTCGTCAATTATCGACTGAAACCGGGGTATCGTCGGATGCTCTTAATGAACAAATCATAAAAAAAGTTGGGCAGCAAGCAAAGCGGGAAAAGGCGAATCCATCGATTGGACAAGCCTCTCAGATTGCCGTCAATATGCCAGAGCGTCAGCAAAATAGTATTGATCGGGCAGAACGACTTCTGTTATGCCATTTGTTAAACGACGGGAATTTATTCGATAGGATTCGTGACGAGCATCAAGATATATTCATGCATGACGAGTACATCACGATTTTTGTGAAGTTGGCTGGGTTTTACGAACAAACTGGCGAGCCGGATTTCCACAGATTCGCAGAGTCAATAGACGATCGTGAACTCCGTAAAATCGTGATGGAAGCGGCAATGCTTGACAGGGATCCAGAATTCGCAGAACAAGAATTCAGCGATTGCATACACCATCTCAAGAAACATAAAATTAAAAGACGCATTGAAGAGATGTTACATGAATCGAAAGAAGCAGAGAAGATGAATGATCATACCCGGGCACTGGAGCTGGCCAGGGAAATTATACAGCTCCGGAAATCATTATCGGCAATGTAG